The uncultured Dysgonomonas sp. genome contains the following window.
AGAAAGCAATCATCTAAGAAGATCCGGATCCGTGTATATATTATATAACCATAGGTGTAAGACAACATAAGCCTAAGCCATTTGATATATAAATCCTCGAACCTAAACGATTATAACAACAATTTATGAATAATAATTCCAGGGAAAAATACAAGCAAAAAACAGCCTGTTTTGGGCTAATAAAATCTTGTTTTTCAGAAACTACTAAAAATGAAAAATAAAGATCTCACAACTAAAGTTATCACTTCACTTAATCCTTATTTATCTATGAATAAACCATTTAATCCCTATTTATGTATGAACAAACGATTTTTAAATTTGCTCCTATGTGGAGTCATGATTTTTTCAACAGGTATTTTCTCATCATGTGGAGACGACGTCGATGACCTGAAATCAAGAGTATCTGTATTAGAAGTGGCAATTGCTGATCTCAAAGAGCAACTGTCGAATGCAATGACAACCGGTGCAACTATCGTAAAAGTAGAAGAAAAAGACGGCACCTATACTTTAACTTTGAGTGATGGAAAAGTTATTACAATTAAACCGGGTACCAGTGGCGGGTCAAATATTACTGTAGAAAAAAATGAAAATAATATAATTATTACTGTGGATGGAACTGAATATGTACTACCTATTGGTTCGGCCGTAAACTCATTAATCTACAGTCCTGAAACTATCGACGGTATTGTCAATATTGGTAATACTGGTGCTAATGTGAATTTCCTGGCTACACCGGCTATCAGTTCCGGTGACTTGGCGAATGCTACGTTTGCCATTGCGGAAGCTCACCAACTGAAAGCAGGTGGCAATGACATGTTCAAGGTTGACGGTGATGCAACTATTGAGGGCGATTTCATTAAAGTACACCTTAAAGCTCTTGGAGTAGAAGCGGGTAAAACATATGCTGTGGCACTCCAAATGAACTTCAACGGTACCGCTATCAGTTCCAACTACTTTATGGTAAAAGTATCTGACGACTTCTCCTTCAACAGTGAAGAAATTGGAGGTTTTACAATAAAAGCGGCCTACAACCCCAAATCTCTTGAAAATGGTTTCAGTGAAATGACCATCAATGGACTTGATCTACTGAAAGTTACCAACTTCAAAGATTTATTTGACGAAATTCCTGCCAATGCAGTATTCTCTGTAGCCGGTAAAAGTGTGCAACCCGGAGGTTCAGCTCAGGAAAGATGGGATGCACTTAACAAAAATTTGTCTCAAGATGGAGCTTGGGCTATGAAAACAAGATTGGGTACAAGTTTTAATGACAATGCGGATCGGAAAGGATTCTTATTCAATATAAAAGCGAATGACGTAGTGAAGGCAAAAATTTACGTTATTATTAACGATGAGCTTGCAGGTATTGATTTTTCTGGTCAGTTTACTAAAGAGGCAGAAGCAGAATGGGGTGGACGCGAAAAAAGTCTAGCTATGGGTGCTCAGACTATTAATATACAAAAAGGATTTACAAATTACGAAACAGACTATACGATTATTCATGGCGGTGCTGCTGAATTCTTTGCCAAATGGGCTACTTTCGAAGTGAAGAAGGGCGATGACCTTCTGGTTTACAACGACGGTTCAAAATTAGTACTAGGTAACATTGCTAAGGAATACGCAACTGGTTGCCGCGGCCTGTATTGGTTCTATCGTGGTTTTGCCATCTATGTACCCGAAGCATTAGCAACAACTAATGGAAAATATGTAGATGTAAATGGTAAGGAATATGACGGCGCCGGTGGTTATGGTTATGATTTCTGGTTGGGCCAATATGATGAATATATCAATAATCCTTCGACATTCTATCCTCCTGCAGTTACTAACTTTGGCATAACTATCGATGCAACAAACGGTTCGGTTACACTTCCGGCCTCTTATTCAGGCTATGGATTCCGTATTGGGATTGGTGCTGGTTACGAATATGCCTATGGTGTGAAGAAAATCGGTTCGGCAGACCAACTCGGTTTGTTCTTCTTCAACCGTCGCTTGGCTCCCGAAGGTGCAACAATGCCTGCACCTCAATCATAAATTATTCTATAATAACAGATAAAGAGGAAACGAGGGTGTGGCAAAAGTATGTTGATACACTCACACCCTCCCCTCTTGACACAAAAGAATGATTTCCGATTAATAATTTAAAATTATATCATGAAAGATAGTAACTCAAAAACATATGGAAAAAGCGCGTCAGCCTCATGGAGGTTCATTACAGTCGCGTTTTTATGCCTCCTAGTGGCATTGCCTGCTTCAGCGCAGCTCCGGATGGTTCAGGGAATCGTCGTTGACGCCCTAGAAGAACCAGTCATCGGAGCCACTGTAACAGTCAATGGAAACGCTACCCGTGGTACAATGACCGACTTAGACGGTACTTTCAAAATAGAGGCATCGAAAGAAGAAAAGCTGACAATTTCATTCATTGGCTATCAGACAGTTGTGGTAACAGCTGATAAAACTGATCTGAAAATCACCTTACAGGAAAACAGCAAGGAATTGGAAGAAGTAGTCGTTGTAGGCTATGGCACACAGAAGAAAGTAACACTGACAGGTGCCGTTTCGGCGATAAATAGTAAAGAAATCGCTGTTACTAAGAATGAGAATGTAGTCAATATGCTTTCCGGTAAAATACCAGGTGTGCGCATCTCGCAGAATAGTTCGGCTCCCGGCGATTTTGATAGTAAAATTGACATCCGTGGTATGGGCGAACCTCTGATCGTAGTCGATGGAATTCCCCGTGATAAAGGATACTTTTCCCGTATGGATGCCAATGAAATAGAAAGCGTATCCGTACTGAAAGATGGTACGGCAGCTATTTATGGTGTTCGTGCCGCCAATGGCGTTATTCTGGTTACAACCAAGCGTGGTGATTCCACCAACGGTAAGTTTGATATCACGTTTTCTGCCAATTTAGGCTGGCAACAGTTCCTCTATGTACCCGAAACATCAAGTGCAACAGATCATATGTTGCTTACCAACGAAAAAAGATACAACGATTTTAACAGCAACTATCCTATTCGCACTACTCCTCAATATACATGGGAGGAAATGCTTGAATACAGCACAGGCCGCAAAAAAAGTACCAACTGGAACGATGAGTTGTTCAAGAACAATGTGCCGCAGTCGCAATACAACATCAGTATGGATGGAGGATCGGATAAAGTGAAGTATTTCTTCAATCTGGGCTACATCAAACAAGAAGGCGCCTACAGAAGCGGTTCTCTGAATTACGACCGTTGGAACTTCCGTAGCAACGTTGATGCACAAATTACCAAGCGTCTGAAAGCCTCTGTGCAGTTGAGTGGTTATATGGATGAAAAGAACCAGCCGCTCACCGACATATGGACAGTGTACAAAAAAGCATGGAGCTATCGCCCAACGGCCGAAGCATGGCTGGATGGCGATCATAGTATGCCTGCTTTCAACGAGCAAATGCCGGTAGCAGGTTATATGGACAATCCTGTAGCTCAAACCAACAGTGATTTTGCCGGTTTCCGCCGCGAAAAGCGTAATAACTTCAACGGCTCTTTGGCGTTGACTTATGATATTCCTGGAGTAGAAGGATTGAATGCAAAAGCATTCTATAGCTACGATTATTATTCTACAAATAATACGGAATACAAACGTACCCATAATCTATATCAACGGTTGGGTAATGGGGCTATAGAGCCTATTGTTCAGAATGCTGACAGTTATCTGAGACGCCGCACCGATCCGGCTTATGGAACAGTAATGCAATTATCATTGAACTATGCCCGTAAATTCGGTGACCACAACATCAACGCTATGGTGCTGTTCGAGGAGCAATACAATAACTATGACAACTTCTACGGGCAGCGCGATATGCTTCTCGATGGTGAATACCTTATTTACGGTGAAGCCGAAGGCCAAACCGCATTTTCCGACGGTGGCGGCATTTGGGATGTAGTTCGTCAAGCTGTGGTAGGAAGGGCGAATTATGACTACAAAGGCCGTTATATAGCAGACTTTGCTTTCCGTTACGATGGATCATCACGTTTTCCGTCCGGATCACGTTGGGGATTCTTCCCTACCGCATCTCTAGGGTGGCGCATCAGTGAAGAACCATTTATGAAAGAATGGATTCCATTCTTAAACAACCTTAAGCTGCGTGGATCTTACGGACGAATGGGTGACGATGGTGGCGCAGGCAATTATCCTCCTACGGTAGTCGGTTATGAACTGAATGGTAGAAAGCTCGGTTGGATTTATAACGGAGCTCTTATGGGCGGATTAACGCCCACGGCTATCCCCAATCCTGACTTGACATGGTACACCATAGACACTTGGGACTTTGGACTTGACTTCGACCTCTGGAACTCGAAATTGACAGGAACATTCGATGTATTCAAACGTAGCCGGAACGGACTGTTAGCAAGAAGTACATCCGTTATTCCGGGTACGGTAGGAGCTTCCATGCCTTTAGAAAATATCGAAAGTGATGAAACATTCGGATGGGAAATCAGCCTGGGACATAATAACAAGATAGGCGACATTACATATTGGGTAAATGGACAGATTTCGGCTACAAAGAATCGTTGGGACTATAAGATTGATTCTCCGGCACAAAACTCTATGGAAAATTGGCGCCGGTGGCAAACATCGGGTCGTAACAAAGACATCTGGGCTACCTACGTGGAAGGAGGACGCTTCAGCAGTTACGATCAAATCCGTTATCACAACACCACCGGAGGCAATTACGGACAGGGTTCACTACCGGGCGACTACTGGTACGAAGACTGGAATGGAGATGGAGTAATCAACCATCTGGACGAACATCCGGTGGCCACATACAACCTTCCGGTATTCAATTATGGAATCACCATGGGAGCTACATGGAAGGGTGTAGACATTTCGATGAACTGGCAAGGCTCAGCAGGTGTATACAATCAATATACTGAAGTATTTGCCGAAGTAGGTGCATTCGGGGGTGCTATACTGGATATCTACCAGGACCGTTGGCATACGGCTAATGCGACAGATGACCCATGGAATCCAAATACCCAATGGGAAGAGGGGCTATATCCGGCCACAGGCAGACCTTTTGGTTCAGGCACCACAGGTATTAAAAATACTTCGTATATACGTCTGAAAACATTGGAAGTAGGCTATACACTACCCAAACCCTTGATTAGCAAAATGGGTATCAAAAACGTTCGCGTATATCTGAATGCCTATAACCTATTGACGATAACAGGACTGGACAACATCGACCCTGAACGTCCGGGTGCTAAAGGAGGATCCAATAATAATGATGAGCAAGGTGTTTTATTTTATAATTATCCGGTGAACCGCACCTTCAATGTAGGTGCTACAATTAAATTCTAACATGAAAGGGCAGAATATGAAAACATTCAAATATATATGTATAGCAGCGTTGGTACTCACCATGGGCTCCTGCTATGACATGGATCTGGAACCAAAAGGAATCATTGGAGAAAATGTCCTGTTGACTTCCGACAATGGTATCAAAAAGTATTTCGCTGTCACTTATCAGGACCTTCCTATCGAAGACTTTAACTATAATCATACAGGGTCTGATGGTAACGGGAAGGGATATGCAACCGTCAATCAGGATGGTTGGCATACTGGCAATAAATGGACAGCACAGAAGGGCAGCCCGGCTTCAGCCGCTCTCGAAGCCTTAGGCCGCGGTACATCTTATGGTGATGGTTGGGGATATTGGCCTTACGACCGTATCCGTGATATCAATAATTTTATTCAGGTTTTTCCTAACTATAGAGATAGTTATTCGACCGAAGAAGAATATAATTCTTACCTGGGTGAAGCTCATTTCCTGCGTGCGTTTTATTATTTTGGAATGGTGAAACGCTATGGCGGAGTACCTATTGTAAAAGAAGTTCTGAACCCGACTGCAGGCGACGCATTGCTACAACCACGCAATACAGAGTACGAATGCTGGAAGTTCATCTACGAAGATCTGAAGTTTGCTATGGAAAATGCTGCAGATAGAAGCAAGTATGAGCCAGGTCGCGCCAATCGCTATGCTGCTGCAGCCCTGATGTCCCGTGCTATGTTGTATGCCGGATGTGCTGCTAAATATGGCGGCTACATCAACGTAAGTGGTCCCGCCGTCAGCAGTGGACTGATGAGTATTCCTGCAGATAAAGCAGAAGAATTTTTCCAATATGCATACGATGCTTGTAAGTTTATTCAGCAAGGTGGCTATACTCTGCATGGAGCAGGCGCCGCCGATGCTGCTGCCAAAGAAAAAGCGTATGTAGAAGTCTTCTTGAATGATAATAAAGCTGACGAGGACATTTTTGTGAAACAATATACGGCTGTGGCTGATGCCATTTGGGATACTAGTTTATTCCATTGCTGGGACGGAATGGTATTACCTTTGAGTATGATTGGCGGAGGAGCAGCAGGAGCTGCTTTGCAACCGACATGGGAACTCATGAAATTGTATGAAATGCCTGCCATCATCGACGAAGATGGCAAACCGGTTCGTTTCGACAGTCCCGAAGAGCTTTGGAATAACGGAGAAATGGAAGCTCGCTGCCGTGCCAATTTCTACTTCACCGGAATGACTGAACCAGGCTCCGGCAAAAAAACCGACATCCAGGCTGGTGTTTATACAGAATATCCGGGAACAGCCGCTGACGGCACTGCCGAAATTGGAGGAAGCCGCAATGACTATACAGACAAATATCGTATCAGGGCCCAGCGGGCAGGCGAAAGTCGGAATATTGGAGGTAAAACAGTAAGAGTAAGCGGACAGGACGGCTTGGGCGAAGGCCTCGGAGACGAAGGATATACCCGTTCGGGAGCGTTTATTCGTAAATATACAGACCCTTCGGCCGCTGCTGCCAGCCGTGTATTGTTCGGCAGTAAACAACCTTGGAAAGTATTCCGCTATGGAGAAGTGCTTTGCAATTGGGCAGAAGCCGCTTATGAGTTGGGCACGCTGAAAAATGACAACAACCTGAAGAAAGAAGCATTCGTATATGTGAATCAGATCCGTTTACGTGCCGGGGCTCATCCTCACGAAATGGTAGCCAATCCGGAAGATATAGGTACATCACTCTACGGATTCGCTATCGACGAAAACCTGAAATATATCCGTGACGAACGCGCTCGTGAACTATGCTTTGAGAACCACCACCTTTTCGACCTACGTCGTTGGAGAGTGGCCGATGTAGATTTCCTTAACGGAAAATTCGGACATACCTTACTCCCTTATTATGTACTGAACGAAGACAAATGGATATACCTGAACGAGGTAGAGACCATAGCCCGTACAGTGACATTCGAAAGAAGATGGTATTATGAACAAATACCGGGTGGAGAAATAGGGAAGAATCCGAATTTGGTACGTAATGATGGTTATTAATGGAAATAAATGAACTAAAATACTTGAATATGAAAAAAGTAATATATAGTCTGCTTGTGGGTGTCTCAGCTCTGTTAGCTACTTCGTGTATGGAGGTTGACAACTTTGATGAACCCAATGCCCATTTCACCGGACGTATTATAGATTCGACTACAGGCCAGAATATTCTTGCGGATCAGGGTGAAAATCGTGTTCGCATCTGGGAAAAGAGTTACAGTCTAAATCCCGCTAATCAGGATATCCCTGTGAAGCAGGATGGAACTTTCAATAACACGAAACTCTTCAAAGGTACTTATGATGTAGTTCCCGAAGGAGCTTGGTGGCCTTGCGATACGATACGGGTAGGTATTGGAAAGAAGTTAGAACAAAATTTTGAAGTGACCCCTTATCTGACAATGTTTGATTTCCAAATGGAGTATGTCAACGATTCACTAACAATGTCGTGCCGTTTCGACGCCCCTATCAAAGCAGGTCTACCCAATATCAGGGATATCAGGCCGTTTCTTAGCTTGAATCAATTCTGTGGTGCCGGCAATTCGATCAGTTATTATAACACTCCGGAGGATGCTAATGGTGATCCTCTTTATTGGAAAAGCATCATGTCAAGCTGGGCCAACATACCTAAGCTACAAGATGGAAAGAGTCAGGTTTATAGCTTTAGGCTACCTGTTAAACCTGGTTATATTTATTTCGCCCGCATGGGTGCCAGAGTAAATGATACTCAACAGAAATATAATTATACAGAGATCAAAATGATTGAAATCCCGAGTAAATAAAGGTACTATAAGGTGATTTAAATTATTCTCAAAATGTTACCGGGAGGGCTGACATAAAGAAAACAGACTCCCTCCCGTTTTTTTACTTTTTACAATGGTTCGTTATTAAACAGGGTAAATGACCGACTCCAAACAAACAATAAAAAGCACTTATAGATCAACAGTTTGTAGCTATTTATCCACAATTTATAACAAACTAATATTTACAATAAAGATGAAATATATGAAACTAAACAAGATACTATTGGGAGGTCTGTTATTATTAGCAACCTCTTGTAACAGCGGAGATGACGACTACATTCCGCCCGCAATAGAGCCGGATCCGAAACCAAATCCACCAGTAGAAGAGGTATATAATGATCTTGGATTTGCCCCACATGAAGACGGTAAACCTTTCGATACATACCGCGGATTGGTGATGGCAGGTTATCAGGGTTGGTTTGGTGCTCCCGGAGACGGATGCCTACATGCCGACCATGCAAATACCGAGTGGTATCACTACCGTGAGAACGAAGGTTTTAAGCCCGGTGTGTTACGAAACTCTATTGATTTTTGGCCGGATATGAGCGAATACACAGTTCAGTATACACCCGGAGATGATGGAACACCCGGTAGGTCAGAACATTTTTTCTATCCCGATGGAGAAAAGGCTACCGTATATAGTGCTTATGATGAATCGAGCGTATTGCTCCATTTCAAATGGATGAAGGAATACGGTCTCGATGGAGTATTTATGCAGCGCTTTGTGGGTGAGGTAATCAACAATGCGGATGGGAAAGCTCATTTCGACAAGGTGCTGGAGTCTGCTATGAAAGGGTCTAATACCTATCAGCGAGCCATTTGCGTAATGTACGACCTGGGTGGATATGAGCCAAATAAGAATAACAATACCGCTGCTGTTCTGGCCGACGCCAGAGATATTATGGATAAATATCAACTGTTGAATAGAGATGCTAAACAGAAATACTATCTCTATGAAGACGGGAAGCCATTGATTGCTTTGTGGGGTGTCGGTTTCAATGACGGCCGCCCTTACAGCCTTACCGATGTGGAAGAATTAATGAATGGATTAAAGGAAATGGGCTACAACATCATGCTGGGTGTTCCTACTTACTGGCGCGAAAGGCGGAACGATGCTTTACCTGATGCTAAATTGCACGATCTGGTCAAAGCTGCCAAAGTGATCATGCCGTGGTTTGTGGGACGATATGACAATAATAACTTTCCGAACTTCCACAGTTTAATAGAGCAAGACGTGAAATGGTGTAAAGAGAACAATGTAGGCTATGCTCCGCTTTGTTTCCCCGGATCTGCCGACCGCAATATGCATCCAAACAATACTGTTCAGCCGCGTCTGGGGGGTACATTCCTTTGGAATCAGATGTATCATGGCATCAAGTCGGGAGCCCAGATGCTCTACATTGCTATGTTTGATGAAATAGATGAAGGCACAGCTATCTATAAATGTCTCAATCAATCTAAAGTTCCCGTTAATACAGCCGCCCAGGATTATTATGTGGTATTTCAGAATGGTGGATATCGGATGACTTCCAGTATGGTAGAGGGACTGACAGGAAATGATTGGTGCAAAAAAGCCTCAGAACTAAATGTCACCTTTACGGGTATCGAAGACAATTTGCCTACCGACCACTATCTGTGGCTCACTGCGGAAGGTAAAAAGATGCTGCGCGGAGAAATCCCTTTGAAATCTACCTGGCCTGCTAGAAAATAGAACTTATGAAGTTATCAATAAATCTGTTTAAAACAGGAAGTCTGATCATTGCATTGCTCTTTGCGTCATGCAGTGATAGTAACGAGACCCCTGAGAAACTTCCGGAGGAAACGCCTCCGGAAGTTACTCCTCCTACACCCTCCGAGCCGGATGGCCCTTATGTCTATGATAATGATCTGGATTATGACACAGAGGCGTTTCTTAATGCCTATAAAGGAACGGCTTATAAAGGGCCTAATCGTGTGCCGGGAACAGTAGAGGCCGAAAACTTCGACGAAGGAGTGAATGGTGTTGCTTACTACGAAAGTGATTCTAAAACTGCTGACGGTCATAGAAGCGGACATGCAGTTGATATACGTGGAGATGCCAGTGCATCCGGTGGATATTATATAGGTGAAGTACAGCCCGGTGAATGGATATGCTATACTATTGAGGTGGACGAAGCCGGTGCTTATTCTATCGACACCTATTGTGTAAAAGGAGATGGCTCGGATGGCAGTTTCTATTTTGAAGTGGATGGACGTGGAGCAAGCCGGAGCATAACTATACCTCAGGGTGGATGGACGGACTTCACTAAAAAAACAACAGCTACAAACATCCAGTTGACCAAGGGGAAACATGTACTGAAATACTTCGGTAGTACCCCCGGCAATGTGGATAAGTTTGTATTTACACGCACAGGAGATTTAGAGGAACTTTCCAATTCCTTCACCTATCCTGTCACTAAAGCGATGACCAATCCTCTGTTTGTAGACTTTGAGTCGCCAATGTATAATAGCTGGTTGAAAGGTCCACTGTATACAGCCGATGCTTCGGCTCGCGTATGGAACATCAATGGGAAAGAAGTACTTTATGTATATGCATCGCACGACATGGAACCTGCACAGGGATGTGACCGCATGGATCGCTATCATGTGTTTTCGACAGAAGATATGGTCAACTGGACAGATCATGGCGAGATCATGAATGCAGCTACTGTACGAAAACAAGCCGGTTGGGGCTGTGAAGGTTTTATGTGGGCTCCCGATTGTGTATACAATCCGGCCAATGAAACGTATTACTTCTATTTCCCTCATCCTACAAATGCAGCCAATTGGAATAGTACCTGGCGTATCGGTGTAGCTACCAGCAAATATCCCGATAAGGAATTCCGTGTACGGGGATATGTAGAAGGTATGTCTGCCGAAATAGATCCATGCGTATTTGTTGACGATGATGGACAACCATATATCTACAATGGCGGCGGAGGCAAAATGTATGGTGGCAAATTAAAGAAAGATGACTGGACAAAGTTAGACGGAGCAATGACGCCAATGACGGGAATGAGTGATTTTCACGAAGCAGCTTGGGTGCACAAAAGAAATGGTGTCTACTATTTGTCTTATGCTGACAATAATCCGGGGGCTAATCGTTTGAGGTATGCAACAAGCAATTCACCACTGGGGCCATGGAAATATGAAGGTATTTATCTGCAACCGACTACTTGCGACACCAGTCACGGCTCTATCGTTGAGTTCAAAGGTCAATGGTACGCTTTCTATCATACCTCAGATGTTTCCGGGGAGGGAACTCTTCGTTCGGTGTGCGTAGATAAATTGTATTACAATTCTGACGGGACTATACAAGAGGTGAAACAGACTCGCAGACAAAAATTATAATCAAAAAGGCTTAATTCTCTATTCATTTTCTAATAAATCGATCGAATTAAGTCTTTTTTTAATCTAAAATTAATCTATCTGTTAGTTGGTATCCTTTTTATTTGCTTTTGTAAAAAATATCAACTTAATAAATTACTTATCATGAAAATCAGTAATGTATTTTTCTTCATTTGCATCCTTATTTTATCAGCTTGTACATCTATAAATAATGATAGTGCAAATAAACAGCCGGTCGACTATGTAAATCCTTATATGGGCAACATCAGTCATCTGCTTGTACCTACCTACCCTACCATTCATCTGCCAAACAGTATGCTTAGGGTATATCCCGAACGAGCCGATTTCACAGGCGATAATGTCAAAGGCCTGCCATTGATTGTAACCAGCCATAGAGGACGTTCGGCTTTCAACTTAAGCCCATATCAGGGAGCTAAAGAAAATATAAAGCCTGTCATTGCATATAGCTACGACAGGGAAAAGCTGATGCCATACTACTACGAAGTAGACCTGGACGACCAGCAAACGCATATCCAATATGCACCTTCGCATCAATCGGCTATCTACCAGATTGACTTTTCAAAATCCGAAACACCGGCTTATCTTATATTGAATTCCAAAAACGGAGCAATAAAAGTAGAGGACAATGCTGTCAGCGGATACCAAAAACTGGAAAATAATACCAACGTATATATATATCTGGAAACAGAACAAACTCCTGTAGAATCCGGCACATGGAAAGACAATGCCATCGACGAAAGCCAAAGACAGGCTGAGGGAGACAATGCTTTTGTTGTACTATATTACGGAGACAAAGCACAAACAATAAACCTTCGCTATGGTATTTCGTTTATCAGCGAAGAACAAGCAAAGAACAACCTGAAAAGGGAACAAAAAGATTATAACGTAAAACAACTCGCCGATAAAGGACGCGCGATTTGGAATGAGGTTTTAGGTAAAATTAAGGTGAATGGAAACGACGATACAGAGAAATCTGTATTCTATACATCTCTGTATCGTTGTTATGAACGTCCGGTTTGCATCAGTGAAGACGGGCACTATTTCAGCGCCTTCGATGGTAAAGTACACGAAGACGGTGGCAAACCGTTCTATACCGACGACTGGATTTGGGATACTTATAGAGCAACCCATCCGCTACGCGTACTTACTGAGGCAAAAACAGAAATAGACGTTATCAACTCATACCTTCTCATGGCCGAGCAAATGGGTACCAACTGGATGCCTACATTCCCTGAAATCACCGGAGACTCGCGCCGAATGAATTCAAACCATGCCGTGGCCACTGTCATAGATGGTTATATAAAAGGATTGAAAGGCTTCGACCTTGAAAAAGCATATATCGCCTGCAAAAAGGGTATAGAAGAAAAAACACTAATTCCGTGGTCAGGCGCACCTGCCGGATGGCTCGACGAATTCTATAAAGAACATGGCTATATTCCGGCCTTGTATCCGGGAGAGAAAGAAACTGTAGAGAACGTAAATTCGTTCGAGAAGCGCCAGCCTATCGCCGTCACTCTTGGCACGTCTTACGACCAATGGTGCCTTTCTCAAATAGCCAAGGCACTAGGCAAAACAGAAGAAGCTGACTATTACCTGAAATGTTCTTATAATTACAGAAACGTATACAATGCTGAGACAGGATTCTTCCATCCTAAAGATAAAAACGGGAAATTCATCGAACCATTCGATTACCGCTATTCGGGAGGAATGGGTGCACGTGAGTATTATGGAGAAAATAATGGCTGGGTCTACCGTTGGGATGTACCTCACAATGTTGCCGACCTTATCAGCCTCATGGGCGGCAACGAACAATTTATCGCTAATCTGAATCATACTTTCGTAGAACCGCTGGGTAAAGGTAAACCTGAATTTTACGGACAGCTACCCGATCATACAGGCAATGTGGGACAATTCTCGATGGCAAACGAACCGAGCCTGCATATTCCCTACCTGTACAACTATGCCGGGCAGCCGTGGAAAACGCAAAAACGCATTCACACCCTGATAAACCAATGGTTCCGTAACGACCTTATGGGTCTGCCCGGTGACGAAGATGGCGGCGGTACTTCAGCTTTTGTAGTATTCTCTATGATGGGCTTCTATCCCGTAACCCCGGGAATGCCTGTGTATAATATAGGAAGTCCGTTTTTTGCAAATACTAAAATGACAATGAGTAATGGTAAAGTATTCGAAATAGAGGCTCTGAACTATTCTG
Protein-coding sequences here:
- a CDS encoding GH92 family glycosyl hydrolase produces the protein MKISNVFFFICILILSACTSINNDSANKQPVDYVNPYMGNISHLLVPTYPTIHLPNSMLRVYPERADFTGDNVKGLPLIVTSHRGRSAFNLSPYQGAKENIKPVIAYSYDREKLMPYYYEVDLDDQQTHIQYAPSHQSAIYQIDFSKSETPAYLILNSKNGAIKVEDNAVSGYQKLENNTNVYIYLETEQTPVESGTWKDNAIDESQRQAEGDNAFVVLYYGDKAQTINLRYGISFISEEQAKNNLKREQKDYNVKQLADKGRAIWNEVLGKIKVNGNDDTEKSVFYTSLYRCYERPVCISEDGHYFSAFDGKVHEDGGKPFYTDDWIWDTYRATHPLRVLTEAKTEIDVINSYLLMAEQMGTNWMPTFPEITGDSRRMNSNHAVATVIDGYIKGLKGFDLEKAYIACKKGIEEKTLIPWSGAPAGWLDEFYKEHGYIPALYPGEKETVENVNSFEKRQPIAVTLGTSYDQWCLSQIAKALGKTEEADYYLKCSYNYRNVYNAETGFFHPKDKNGKFIEPFDYRYSGGMGAREYYGENNGWVYRWDVPHNVADLISLMGGNEQFIANLNHTFVEPLGKGKPEFYGQLPDHTGNVGQFSMANEPSLHIPYLYNYAGQPWKTQKRIHTLINQWFRNDLMGLPGDEDGGGTSAFVVFSMMGFYPVTPGMPVYNIGSPFFANTKMTMSNGKVFEIEALNYSGDNKYIQSATLNGKNWDKAWFSHSDIENGGKLILVMGNKPNRNWGAKDVPPSAEKL